GTGAATTTTCCACAAACGACAGGTTCGCTCCCGGCCGCCAGCGGTCACAGCGCGGTCCGAACGGAGGCAGCTCAGGTCCTGGATGGATTCCTGGTGGCCAAACAAGGTCTCGATATAGCTCAGCTGTGCGACATCAAACAACTTGACGGTGCGGTCATAAGAAGCACTAAAGAGCTCCGAAGTAGTGCCGCGGAAAGCCAATGCGCGAATTGCGTCTTTGTGGCCCAGTAAAAACTTGACAAAGTGTGTCGTGTTCGACGCATCGGGCTCTTTCTGGCGCGTCTCGACTCGCCACACGCCAATCTTGCGGTCTCGGCCGCCAGAAACAAGGTGTTTGCCGTCAAAGCTGAGAGCAAGTGCGTAAATGTCAGCAGTGTGTCCCTGCTCTTTTTCCAAGTGCACGATGCCTTGCATCGTCTTGGTTTTCTGGCCcgcgcgtgcacggcggcgtgcggcgccgctcgttGCAGAAGGCATCCATCCGATGTCGGTATGCTCAATCCGCCGCGGGAATATACACACTTGTCtgccgtcgcgcaggcGCCACTGCACGATACGACCTTCCTTGTCCGCAGAAAAAAAACTGTCTGCGGCCACGTTGCTGCACACGGAAGTGACGCTCATCCGATGCCCACGTGTAGCTAAAATATCATTCTCTAAAGGTGCCGCAAGCCTCGATGCAATCCGAATGTGCATCTTCCCGCCCCCTTCGTCGACATCGCGTTGAAGACGCGCCGTAATATTTTCTCGGTCAGCCACCGCGGCATCCGCTCCATCAACCAGTTCTTCCTCCTTGTCGTGAAACCCCTCCAAATAAAGGCGTGCAAGTCGGATCTTGGTTTCTGCCGGCGTTTCACGCGCGTTCGCTTCTTCGTCGCTGTCCACATCCTGGGTGTATTCGTGGCGAAGATCCATATCCTCCACAGATTCCAAAGGCTCTTCATCCACGTCGTCCACGCGTTTCCGCAGCTTAACGCTCGAAGCGCTACGTGCGTCCccactgcgcttgcgcttcttctgAAAGAAGGGATCCGACATGGTGAGCCGCACAGGTGCGACGGCGGACAAAAAAAGCTAGTCACGTGGAATAGGTGGAGGCAGGGCGTTGCTTCGTTTGCAACTCGAATGGatgcgcgcacagagcgtgccgctgcgctgcgagaaaagacgcaggcgcagcatgcggcattccggcgcgcgataAAGAAATCAAGTGACGACAAGGGTAATTTTTATTGTGGGCCGTTAGCAAAACAGGTAcgcattgcgcgtgcgaatgtccgcgccgcgtacatGACACTTTTGTTCGCTTGCCCCTACGATGCAGAAGCAAAGCATATTGACAAGCGGCTGTGGACAGACACGACGTACAAGATAATTGTTGCGCTCCGTGCAAGTTTTTTGCGCTCGGATAAACGCACAGACTCTACGAACACTGCTATAAGCGCCACAAGTGGGAAAAAGAACGAGCGCAGCCAGGGCGAGTACCGCAGATTTTTGCGCGAAGAACGTACTTTTTGGGAGTCATTTGCAGTGAAAATTGTGCACATATTTAGCTTGGATGAGGCGTATGGCGCTCTCCAGAAATTGGGCCTTCTTGGCacagatgcagcgcgcgaggcgcaaCTGGCCGAGGCGTGCGATGCTGGCGTCGACGCGATGTACGAGCCAATTGCACGgaagcgcgatgcagagaATTGGGAACACCGCCAGCATTTGTTTACGGTTTTGCAACGAGTGCTTACGTACTGCGGCGACTTGTACAGGTACACAGAGATGGTCTCGCATACGGGGAAGCGCGGCTATCATCAAAAAACAAAGCCCATCATGCACGACGCGATTCGATTTTACCACGAGGCGCACTTGCTGCTTCCAGATCACGGACACCCGTCCAATCAGCTTGCAATCGTTGCCACATCGCTCGGCGACGCATTCGGCGCCGTATACCAATCATACTGTGCGACCTGCGTGCCGCACCCATCCTCCAATGCACAACATAATTTATCTTTGACGCTCACTGCTTACGCCGCGTCGTGGGAACATTGTCCCATGCGGCACGAAGTGCAGGATGCCTGGCGTCAAGCGTCGCTAGTGCATACCGCTGCGGAGCGACTGTGTATGCCAGTACTAGGAGAGAAATTGGAGCGTCCTGCTGCATGGTTCGAAAGTCTATTGCATTTTCATGCGCTGACTGCACGGCATACTCACCTTGATGAGGCTGCTGTGCTGGGCGAAGTGCTGCTTCGTAACGTGCTGTCCTTGCGCGGGAAGAattcgctgcgcgccgtagATTATTTGCGTGTGTTTGTCGCTGCTGTCGCTGCCCTGGTGCGTATTCGAAGCACTGGCACTTTGacagcgcaagcagatGGCATGGCACAGCATGGATCGGAGCTGGTGCTTGTATCGCACATCCTTGGCCTACTCACTGCACTgcttgccgtcgcgcgcgaggagATTGGGGAGAGCAAGCCCGGGTGCAAGCCAGGCACAGGGCCAACGTTACAGCGTACGCTTCCTACCCTTCGCCTAGGCGCCAAGTGGGTGTACAAGCACGCAGACTACTTGCAAGCTCTTgcacaccgcgccgcgacgatggcgaATGCTACTGGAGTAGAACATAACGTGCTTCGGATGGCGTGCATTGCCGAACTATACCAGAGCAAGACTATCACGTTTTATGCATCCTATGCAGACTACTTAAATCAGCTTAAGAGGACGTTTGTCGGACTTCCGGTGCTGCCTCACGAAAAGCAGGCAGGCAAGGCATTGGTCGCGGAAGACGCAGAGTTGATGGCTTTGCTTCCGTTTGCGGGCGTCTTGTTTcacccagcgccgcattctttggcgcttgcgacgGAACCGCCCCTTTTTCACAAGCACTGTTGCGATATGGCACGCATCGCCGATGCATTGCAAGATGCACTCTCCCTTGCGAGTGTACCGTCGAGTGGCGTGACGTTTGATACAGAGCAGCAACTATTTGTATCGGTGGCACAATCCGTACAGCTAGAGGTACATGAAGATCCTGTATcgcttgcattgcgcgtCATGGaccgcgagcgcgacgcgtacGATTCATCcgacttgctgcgcacgctgccgagAGCTGAGCATGTTCCACCGACCGCATCACCTTGGCACGGGGTTTTAGAGAGTGCGCCAGAAtcgctgtgcagcacgccgcttgcaAAATCGTCGATTTGGGCGACGCATACGACCTCGCCCTTCGGCTGGAATGCACTGTAAAGCGTTACACATGTAGCGATTGTTCCTACGCAAGCGAGATGCAGCTGCTATTGACGTTCAACGACGCACAATCACGCTGCTGTTAGTCACCCTGTACGCACTTTGCCGCACTCATTTTTTGTGCCAATGTAGTCCTTTGCCGCAGTGCCATGGCATTGCATACATTCTTCCAGAGCGTATCAGGGCCTTGCGATGTCGCGTACGATTCGTCCATTTCTACTACCTGGGCGTGCCagtcgatgcgcgcggcaagattACCCGCGCGGATGAGCAAAGCTACGCGCTGCACAGTATCCTCCAACGCCCATCCAAACGCTGTCGCGATGCCTTGCAGCGAGCACCGCGAAAATGCATTTAGGTAGCATACAAGGAGCCGCGACATGATGGCATGCATGATTTTCTCGGTacgctccttgccgaggaTCCGGTCCAGTGCAAACGCGTCTGTATATCGAGCGAGAATGGCCAATGTGCGGCTGAAATTTGAAACAAGAAAAGCCTGCAGCacctcgcgcggcgcctggTCGCTCTCTGTCGCGCATCGAAACTGTGCATCCTCCGCCAGCTCGCTTACACGCTGACGCTGTTCGTTTGGTGGCACATGCAATGCAGACAGCACCGCGTACCACGCAAATTGGATGGGGTTGGCCATATCAGCGTACGCACTGGCATGTACCGCATCCAGTCGTACAGTCGGCAGGCGCTCATGCACCGAAGCATCGCCCCATTCGCCCAGCATACGCACCGCATTGATGCGCGGCAGTACTTTTTcgtgcgcgtcgccgctgcgctcaTCCACATCGACGCGCCTTAAacctgcaccgccgccagCCCGAAACAGAGCGCTTATCGCGGCACTTCCTGTTGtcggctcgccgcgcgcgcttggatcTGTGGATCCCTGCGCAAGAACAGAGCGCCACGCGTCTGTTTGGCCCGGAACGACAAAGTCAATGGTTGGGAGCGTCTGTACTACAGACTCGGCCTTGTCAGCGTACGCAACTGCTGTCGCATACTGGCCAAGGTAAAGCGCGACTTCCATGGCGCTCAAGTACATttccagcgcatgctcgtTTGTCGAAAAATagtcgcgcgccttttcaAAGTGCAAAAGTGCTTCTTCCATCTCACCCGTGTGCCAATAGTGTCTGCCCAAGTCATGGTACGCCATGCGGATGCTTTCGTCGATGGTATTGTTTTGGTacatgcgcagctcgccatACAGCTTGGTGCGATCCTGTGCGGTCCGTGCCTCGACCGCTTCTTTCCACGCCTCGTCGAACGCGATCGGATCCGCTGCATCTGTATTGTACAGCTTCCAGGCATGAGCATAAAGCGCAActgcgcttgtgcatgccTGGATCGCCTGGATCGCCTGTTTTGCAGCAGTCTGGCGCAGTGCTGGTGCATGCTCAGCAATATAGAGCAACTGCTGTATGCGTGGCCAGCCTTCCAATGTGCTGCTGCCGTTAGTCTTTCCGCCACGTACACCAGCGCCTCCAGCGCCATTTCAGCCATCGTAGTGCACGTCCCAGCTAGGTTCGGCCGACGTAAACGCGACTGTGCTCCACCATGGCGTCGCTCGCGGCAAGGCTCGACAGCATTGTCAGTCTTGCGGTCGGTGTGCGTATTGAAGAGTATGTACAGATTCTGCGTGAAATTCTCGCACAAAATGAAGCGGATTGGGTTGCAGTATTGCGCACCTTTCTGCAGCATACGGCGCTGGCACGGGCAAACACGATGGGCGCAGGCCTGATTGTGGGGCGCGAAGTGCTTGCCACATTCACCGCACAAGTGCACGAGGCACATGCTAATGCACAACATGCTTTGGCCGATACAGATACGTACCTTGCAGTATTGCGCACGGCTTTGGCCCAAGTTGAGGAGCAGGCCGCGAGCCTGGAGGACGAAATTGCACAGATTCGCGTGCAGCTCGCAGAGGCGCTAGAAacgcaaggtgcgtggGCAGAGGCTGCCGAGGTGCTGCAAGGAATTGCATCCGATGCGAACCGGCGCAACAACGCGAATCAGTTTTGGCTGCAGATTAATGCGCATAtcctgcgcctcctgcTCCAGGCCGGA
This region of Malassezia vespertilionis chromosome 9, complete sequence genomic DNA includes:
- the RRP9 gene encoding pre-rRNA processing protein (COG:A; EggNog:ENOG503NYVC): MSDPFFQKKRKRSGDARSASSVKLRKRVDDVDEEPLESVEDMDLRHEYTQDVDSDEEANARETPAETKIRLARLYLEGFHDKEEELVDGADAAVADRENITARLQRDVDEGGGKMHIRIASRLAAPLENDILATRGHRMSVTSVCSNVAADSFFSADKEGRIVQWRLRDGRQVCIFPRRIEHTDIGWMPSATSGAARRRARAGQKTKTMQGIVHLEKEQGHTADIYALALSFDGKHLVSGGRDRKIGVWRVETRQKEPDASNTTHFVKFLLGHKDAIRALAFRGTTSELFSASYDRTVKLFDVAQLSYIETLFGHQESIQDLSCLRSDRAVTAGGRERTCRLWKIHDESQLVFRGGAKSKVHMLLEGGDLVDTPSRKNEVHEGSMDCVAMIDDHHFLSGSDGGMISLWSIAKKKPVFTMPLAHGYEVHTDDDGVSKTLPRYITSLSCLPYGDVFASGSWDGSIRVWALHEQLRSFAPLFTIPAEGVVNSLQLITPSIERGSEYPVHPARWRRRGGLHMPLAASGEEESGIRNQASRVSAIQNDPATGRILGHKESIAPLLLAGVGCEPKSHRWKHFPHAHTGTLVVPLWLCRDTS
- a CDS encoding uncharacterized protein (TransMembrane:2 (i387-404o424-441i)), which gives rise to MDARTERAAALREKTQAQHAAFRRAIKKSSDDKGNFYCGPLAKQVRIARANVRAAYMTLLFACPYDAEAKHIDKRLWTDTTYKIIVALRASFLRSDKRTDSTNTAISATSGKKNERSQGEYRRFLREERTFWESFAVKIVHIFSLDEAYGALQKLGLLGTDAAREAQLAEACDAGVDAMYEPIARKRDAENWEHRQHLFTVLQRVLTYCGDLYRYTEMVSHTGKRGYHQKTKPIMHDAIRFYHEAHLLLPDHGHPSNQLAIVATSLGDAFGAVYQSYCATCVPHPSSNAQHNLSLTLTAYAASWEHCPMRHEVQDAWRQASLVHTAAERLCMPVLGEKLERPAAWFESLLHFHALTARHTHLDEAAVLGEVLLRNVLSLRGKNSLRAVDYLRVFVAAVAALVRIRSTGTLTAQADGMAQHGSELVLVSHILGLLTALLAVAREEIGESKPGCKPGTGPTLQRTLPTLRLGAKWVYKHADYLQALAHRAATMANATGVEHNVLRMACIAELYQSKTITFYASYADYLNQLKRTFVGLPVLPHEKQAGKALVAEDAELMALLPFAGVLFHPAPHSLALATEPPLFHKHCCDMARIADALQDALSLASVPSSGVTFDTEQQLFVSVAQSVQLEVHEDPVSLALRVMDRERDAYDSSDLLRTLPRAEHVPPTASPWHGVLESAPESLCSTPLAKSSIWATHTTSPFGWNAL
- a CDS encoding uncharacterized protein (COG:O; COG:T; EggNog:ENOG503NYRU), which produces MAEMALEALVSTLEGWPRIQQLLYIAEHAPALRQTAAKQAIQAIQACTSAVALYAHAWKLYNTDAADPIAFDEAWKEAVEARTAQDRTKLYGELRMYQNNTIDESIRMAYHDLGRHYWHTGEMEEALLHFEKARDYFSTNEHALEMYLSAMEVALYLGQYATAVAYADKAESVVQTLPTIDFVVPGQTDAWRSVLAQGSTDPSARGEPTTGSAAISALFRAGGGAGLRRVDVDERSGDAHEKVLPRINAVRMLGEWGDASVHERLPTVRLDAVHASAYADMANPIQFAWYAVLSALHVPPNEQRQRVSELAEDAQFRCATESDQAPREVLQAFLVSNFSRTLAILARYTDAFALDRILGKERTEKIMHAIMSRLLVCYLNAFSRCSLQGIATAFGWALEDTVQRVALLIRAGNLAARIDWHAQVVEMDESYATSQGPDTLWKNVCNAMALRQRTTLAQKMSAAKCVQGD